In the Veillonella criceti genome, TCCAAATCATGAACAACAATACAAATTCCTTTTCCCTGTTCACAATAGAATTTTCCTTGGCGAAAAAATTTCATCAGCATATACTAAATCGAGTGCTGCTGTCGGTTCATCTAACAATAATAAGTCTGTATCTTGTGCCAATGCTTTAGCAAGAAATACGCGCTGTCGCTCACCGCCACTTAATTCATTAATAGTGCGATGGCGAAGCGACCAAATCCCCACGTCTTTCATGACTTGATCTACAATAGCTTTGTCATGCGATGTTTCATTTTGCCACCATTTCAAATACGGATACCGAGCGGTTAATACTATCTCTTTAGCTGTATAACCGAAATTTAAGCTAATATTTTGTTGCATATAAGACACTTGCCGCGCAATCTGTTTATCTGTTAACTGCTTTATATTATGGCCATTTAAAATAACCTCACCAGACTGTATCGGAGAGAGCCCCCGTAAAGACTTTAAAAATGTCGTTTTACCAGACCCATTGGGCCCAATAATACCTACGAATTCTCCACTTCGAATGGTAGCAGATACATTATGTAATATAACTTGCCCACTTAAGGATACACTCATTTGGTGTACTGCTAACTCCATCTAAATGCCTCCTTTTTGACGAACACGACGCAATAAATATAAAAAAATATGGAGCCCCTAAAAGGGCTGTCATAATGCCTACCCTAATTTCACTTGGTGCCGCTACTATACGTCCTAATGTCACAAAGCACAAGGAATACAGCCCCTGCCAGCGCTGATGTTGGTAATAAAATTCGATGATGGCCCACTAAAATGCGCACGATAT is a window encoding:
- a CDS encoding ABC transporter ATP-binding protein, translating into MELAVHQMSVSLSGQVILHNVSATIRSGEFVGIIGPNGSGKTTFLKSLRGLSPIQSGEVILNGHNIKQLTDKQIARQVSYMQQNISLNFGYTAKEIVLTARYPYLKWWQNETSHDKAIVDQVMKDVGIWSLRHRTINELSGGERQRVFLAKALAQDTDLLLLDEPTAALDLVYADEIFSPRKILL